The genomic window TATCGCCAAGAATGCCATCGCACTGGGCCAGAACACGATGAACTTCTTCCTGATGCTGGGTCTGATGCTGTACCTGACCTTCTTCCTGATTCGGGATGGGGAATGGTTGGTGGATCTGCTGATCCGTGCACTGCCACTGGGCGATGAACGTGAGCGCCTGCTGCTGGACAAGTTTGCCGAAGTCACCCGCGCAACCATCAAAGGCAACCTGGTGGTCGCCCTGACCCAGGGTACCCTGGGTGGCCTGATCTTCTGGGCGTTGGGCCTGCCGGCGCCGCTGCTCTGGGGTGTGGCCATGACACTGTTATCGCTACTACCAGCTGTTGGTGCGGCGATCATCTGGTTCCCGGCGGCGATTTTCCTCTACGCCACCGGTGAGATCGTCAAGGCATCGGTACTGATGGCGTTCGGTATCGGTGTGATCAGTCTGGTGGACAATTTATTGAGGCCAATTCTGGTGGGCCGCGACACGAAACTGCCTGACTACCTCGTGCTCTTCTCCACCGTGGGCGGCCTGATGATGTTCGGCATCAGTGGCTTTGCCATCGGGCCATTGCTGGCTGCGTTGTTCATGGCTTTCTGGCAGATCTTTATGCGGGAGTTCATGGGTTCCCACGCACAAGCTGGAGAGGAGCCGGCTGCCGTCGATGGCAGCTGACATCCGATGGGCTCACCCACTGCAACAGCTCTTCACACGAGAATTCTTCCCCTAATCTACACGCAGTAAAAGTCGATACAGGGCTCTAGGGCTGTTTTCAGACTCACTGGCCTAGAGTCCTGTTGATGGCGCCCCCCACGACAGGAAAAGGCGTCCGAAGCGAAGAGATGACGCAGACGGACACTCTCACCCCAAATACTCTTCTATAATCACCAACAATTTGGTACACGCGTACCAGACAGGTCCTTTATGTGGAGGACAAACCGGTACAGTCTCGATGCGAAGCAACAACTGGCTGGCGCTCGTCAATCTCCCCCATCACGGGCATGGATCGGCGGGCCAGAATTTCTCGCCTCGCTGACCCACCCCCGCGGCTCCACCGAAAGGCTCAGTACCGCCGAGTCCGCCATACCTTAGCATTACCTGTAAACACAGATATGGTCCGACGGAGCAAAACTTGGAAGTATTACATGGCGTGGTTTCTGATCGCCTCCGCGGCGACCCTCTCAGCGACTGCAGGCATCGCTCCAGGTGTCATCATGTTTGTTAGCGCGGTTCTGCTGCCACTTATGGTCAATGACTTTTGAGGGGCTCCACTGTTGCCAACTACTATCGGGAATAGAAGTGAATATTAAGCTGAGACTATGCACAGGAGACTGCTATGACTCCTGCCATAGAATCTAGCGGTAAATAAAAAGCACAACCTGCCACCTCGACTGATTATCTTCCGCTTACATTCTTTTGCATCAACTTTTATTTTTAGCCGGAAATTTAATGGCGCTTGAGCAGTCTGGATGGCTCGTGCTGCCGACGAAAAGTCAGAAGCCTCTCTTCGGGTCGAACTAACTCTCCCACGGGCGGATGCCCTTCAGGCGCCGCTGCTCCTCC from Microbulbifer aggregans includes these protein-coding regions:
- a CDS encoding AI-2E family transporter, whose protein sequence is MQAKMEQRSFIAALLLVSLAFALLLKPFFTPIFWACAITVIFYPVYRLLMQRFPKWPNLMALLTLVLCVVLVVIPVLAVASSFVNEAVTLFQKAQSGQIDLSKQMEQVRSAFPGINAFFERIGIDFDQLKERILNWLMSAGSFIAKNAIALGQNTMNFFLMLGLMLYLTFFLIRDGEWLVDLLIRALPLGDERERLLLDKFAEVTRATIKGNLVVALTQGTLGGLIFWALGLPAPLLWGVAMTLLSLLPAVGAAIIWFPAAIFLYATGEIVKASVLMAFGIGVISLVDNLLRPILVGRDTKLPDYLVLFSTVGGLMMFGISGFAIGPLLAALFMAFWQIFMREFMGSHAQAGEEPAAVDGS